DNA sequence from the Cellulophaga sp. HaHaR_3_176 genome:
AATGGAATCATACAACAAATATCGAAAATGAAAATAATGTTGAATAACCGCTGCTTTATTCTTACATTTTTTTTATAAATAACAAAGTGCTTTTTCCCATCCTTTGCAACAATTTTATGAATGATATCGGCTTCACAAAATCTATTTAAAACTCTATAAATTGTAGCCCTATTGATATCAATAGTCAATGCCCTTTCAATTGCATCTTGACTTAGCGCTTTCCTTGAACTTAAAAGCAACTTCAATATTGCCTCTTTTGTAGGCGTATTTCTTCGATTCATATTTTTTATTGCAACTAAGTTGCAATAACACAACATATATATATATATATTTGGCAAAAATTACTATTGCGACAAAATCGCGTTTAAAGTTTTGTTTAATGAATAGAAGAGAACTTATAAAACAACTTGGAGTATTTGGTTTAGCATATACATTACCAGGGTCTTTATCGCTCTTCGCTCAATACAATAGCAGCATGGATACAAAAGAATTTGAAGTAATAATTGTTGGTGGGAGTTATGCAGGGCTCTCTGCCGCAATGAGTTTAGGACGTTCATTGAGAGAAACATTGATCATAGATGCGGGAAAACCGTGTAACCGCCAAACACCACATTCTCATAATTTTCTGACCCAAGACGGAAGTACACCAAAAGAAATAGCTGAAATCGCTAAAAACCAACTAGCGATATATGACAGCATCAAATTTTATAACGGCCTTGCCGTAAGTGCCAAGAAGATTAAAAAAGGTTTTGAAATCACAACTTCAAATGGTGATGTTTTTACAGCAAAAAAATTGGTTTTTGCTTCAGGAATTAAAGACATAATGCCTGATATACCTGGATTTTCTCAATGTTGGGGAATTTCAGTAGTTCACTGTCCTTATTGCCACGGTTACGAAATACGAAATAAAAAAACTGCTATAATCGCTAACGGAGAAAGAGCATTTCACCTTGCATCTTTAGTGAACAATTTAACAAAAGAAATTACAATCATCACTTCGGGAACGAAGGAATTCAAAGAAAACCAACTCGATACGTTAAAGCAGTACAATATTAAAATTGTAGAAAAAGAAATTACAACGCTTGAACATAAAAATGGGCAATTAGAAACTATTGTATTTAAAGATGGTAGTAAAGAAAATTATGAGTGTGCATATGCTTCAATCCCATTTGAACAAAATTCTAGCATACCAAAACAATTAGGCTGTGCATTTACGGAACACGGCCATATTGAGGTCAATTCTATGCAGAAAACTACAGAAGAAGGCGTTTTTGCTTGTGGCGACAATAGTACGTTAATGCGCTCTGTAGCAATAGCAGTTTCTGGAGGAAACATTTCTGGAGCTGTTGTTAATAATGAATTAACACAGGAAATTTTTTAATATGGATGAAATATTATAATAAACATAAAATCAGAATGTCACTCAGAAGAAATTCTGCAATTTTTAAAAAATAAGTATCCAAATCTGAAAATCAATTTCGACTCGGAAGATTTCAACAAACCACATCTTTACGGTCATTATATTTTAAGAATTGAAAAAGAAACCATTGATATAAATTGAATTTAGATACCACTTAATGGCTAAAGAATTAAGCTATTTTAAGAAACAAAAAAACCGAGTCAAAACTCGGTTTTATATAAATTAAGTAATCTTATTTTAATGTTCTATATCGTATGCTAATATTGTAAATTGATATGGTGTTATAGCTAATTGAAACTCTTTAGTAAGCACCATTTCTTCTAAATTGTATTGTATTATTTTTTCTTCAGAAGGTATAGATATGTATAAGGAATTATCAAAATAATCTATATTACTAATAACAGAATCGTGGTCAGTAGATTCTGTATCCATTGGAACAGGTACTTGGTCTGCATATATTACAGCTTTAGAGGCAACATCGGTAACTTTAAAATCTCCATTTTTAGTTAAACTTAATACTTCTTTTTTGTCTCTAGAAACTATACATTTAAATAAATCTGTAGTTTCATGTATTGGACTAATTTCTTCACTATCTATATCAATAAAATAGGCTCCTTTACTCGTTGTATAGCCAACAAAAATATTAGAAGAATTGGTAGCTAATATACTTCCAAACCACTCATTATCTTCAAAATTAGTTGGGTAACTAATAATTTTTTGTTCACCAGTATCATTAACAACTAATACCCCTGTATTAGAACCAAAAAGAGCTGTTGTATTGTTACCCGCACTACCGTGAATTCCAGATGTACTTAAACTTTGTTCTTCTTGTGATACAATTTCACCTTCTTGATTTATAATGTGAACTTTTTCTGGTAATACAGCTCCATTTCCTAAATTGGTAACTGCTATGTTTCCATTTCTAAAAATTACCATTGCTCCATGATGCGCTGTGGTTCCTGTAGAAATACTTTTAACTAGTTCATTAGTTTCTATTGTTTTTTCATTAAAAAGACTAAGGGTTGCATCTCCGTCGTTATAAATAGCAACGTAATCTTGTTCAGATTTAAAATGTGTTGGTTCTGAGCTTTCAAATTTTACCGCAGCAAACCCTGTTTCTCCTAAATCATGACTGTGATCTCCATGATCTATTTCTCCACCAATATTAAATGTTTCTGTAAAGTTGTTATCTCTATGAGTAATAACACCATACCTGCCAGATTCTGTAGCATAGATGCTACCTTTTGCATATGATGCCTGGTAAGTTTTAACTTCTTCACTATCCAGATTTATAAAATTTAATGTGGGCGAATTAGTATCAGAAATTAATAAAGAGATATTTTCATGGGTTTCATGATCTTCTTCAATACTAACTGCATCATCATCTTTTGAACAAGCCGTAAATAGAACTGTTAAAGCTAAAAGAGGTAAAAAAGTAATCTTTTTCATATTTTGTTTTTATTTGTTGGAGCGCAAATATATAAAAACGAATCATTAACGCAACAAAGTTGCATTAATTTTCAAAATAACAATTAGTTTAAAAAAAACTCTATTATAAATTTCAACTTGATAAAATAAGACTTAGAATTTAAATGGTAACAACCTATATCCAAAGTCCTAATAAATTAAAAGGAAAATATCAAATACCCGATTATTAAATTATATACCCCATAGAAGATTTAGAAAGTGGAATAGACCTATATTGGGAAAAAGAACAAGAGTTAATTGTTGAAAAAGCCAGCAGGTAACAAAACGTATAAAAAATAAGGGCTTCGGGCTTAAATGAAAGGTTTGTGTATATTTATGAAGTCCGCAAAATCTTATAGATTTTAATTTAAAAAATAAAGCCTTGGCTCAACCGTTAATAATAATATGAAAAAATTATTTTTCACTTTTTTAATAATCATTACAATTAATACATCATTTGCGCAAACTGAACTATTGGTTAAAGCTAAAAATGGATTAAATATTCGATCTGAGTCTAATTTAAAATCTGAAAAAGTTGGAAAATTTAAATACGCTGAAAAAATAGAAGTCTTAGAAAAAACAGATATATATTTTGAAATAATTGATAATGAAGAAATAATAAAAGGACAATGGTATAAAGTAAAAGGCAAGTCCCTTACCGGCGAAATTGTTACCGGTTATGTGTTCAGTGGCTTTTTAACAAATCCTAAGCAAAAAGACACCTTTGAATTTATTTTTTACGATGATAATTACGACCATTTTTATTTCACTGCAAAAAAAGAAAAAAAGACATACAGTTTTATAACAAATGGTGAAGAAATAAATTTCTTAAGAGGTGATATTATTGAAATAGAATGGAAAGAGGTTTTTATTATCAGTGCTGGAGATGAAGATATAAAAGAATTAAACAATCGTTTACTTAGTATTAAAAAAATTAAAAATGGTATTGTTTCTAACTTTAGAAAGATTTATAATAAAGAAATTAAATATCATTATACAGATAATTATTCGCAATGGTATTTAGATTATATCTATTTAAATATTGAATATTATATAGCCAATTCAAAAAATAAGTTGATTAGAAACTTAATCGAAAAAAAGGAGCAACTTGAATATTCAATAGAAAATAGAAATAGAAATGGTACAAATTATTTAGTTATTGGATTAAGTCATTCGTCTGAATTTAAGACATCACCTTTACAATGGTTATACTATAATGAGAAAAACAGCAAATTTTATGAATATGACCTACCAAATGATGAATTGATTGAATATAAATAATACAGTTTAGTTTATTAGGAATCGTATTTTGTGAACTTTACTTATGTTCAGACGCACAAATTATAATAAAAAATAAAAAACACCTGGTAAAAATTGAAATTATGGAAAAACCTTGTTCAATAGCTCCAACTAATAAAAAAGAATATATCTCTAATCTTGGGAAGGTATTAGTTGAACAAAATGGGAAAAAGAAATATTACAAACCTGAAGAAGTTAAAAAAGCTCATAAAAACAGAAACAGGGATGATTATTTTGATATAGATTTTGAATGTTATGGTATGAGTATTTTTTGTTCTCATTCAGATTTTGATACGTACCATCAAGAAACTGGTGAAGTATGTGATTATGTAGCTATGAAAACCGAAATGCTATCTGGATTATCTGTTTCTACAAATGCTGACTGGACTGATATATCTGATTTAAATATTGATGCTTCTTGGTTAGATTTTGGAGATGTTTTTGAAGGTATTGGAGAGTTTATTGGTGGAATATTTGATGGCTTATAATGAAGTTTAAATTTAGTTGTAAAATGATAAAAACACTCTTAATACTATTATTTTTTAATATTACTTTTTGTTTTTCACAATCAGAAACCGTCCAAATTGGGTTATCGGAAAGTGCTCTTGAGTTAATTGAACAAAAAGTTGTTTATGACCCTAGCTACTTTTCAATTGATTACCCTAATGGTGACGTACCTAGTGGTAAAGGTGTTTGTACAGACGTTATCATTCGTGCATATCGAAAAATTGGAATTGATTTACAAAAAAATGTCCATGAAGATATGAAAGCTAACTTTAGTGCTTATCCAAAAAATTGGGGCCTTAAAACAACGGATAAAAATATTGACCACCGAAGAGTTCCGAACTTAATGACCTATTTTAAAAGAAAAGGAGCCGAAAAACCTATTACTAATGAAGCGGCAGATTATGTACCAGGAGATGTTGTTTGTTGGAATTTAGGTGGAGCAATAACTCATATAGGAATTGTGGTTGATAAAAAATCTGCAGATTGTAAACGAAATTTAATTGTTCATAATATTGGTGGAGGACAAGTTTTATCAGATTGCTTGTTCGATTATAAAATTATTGGGCATTACGCATTTGAAAACAATCAATAAAGTTATACTACGCTGCATTAACTATTTGAAATTATAACAACACGAATTAAGCGCGACTATAAATGCAGTATAGAACTTAAATTATCTATTTTGATGATAATCGCTTTAACTCAGCATCTAACTGGTTTATTCTAGCTTCTAACTTCGAACCAAATTTTGGGTATTGTTTTAAAAATATATACGAAACCTTCCAGAAATATACAGAAACATCATACGGTATTAATACTGGAGGAATATTAATATGATCGGCTAACAAATTATATCCTGTATCTGAATTATCGTATCTTCTAACAAACAATTCTTCATCTAAGAGTACAATTACAACATCTCCCTGAACAAGATCTTTTGGCTCTACATATTCACCAATAACAACATCGTTAAGAAATAAGCCTTCACCATTAGATTCCATAAATAAATCTTGAACGGTATAAGCTAATAAGTGAGAGCTAGCCTCTACAGGTATCGTAATTTTAGGTAATGAGCTATAAGTTTGCGAGATTTTAAATTCTTCAATAAAAATTTTACTATTAAGTGCATTAACAAATGGTACTCCTGAGAAACCTGCTTTTACAATTTGATTTACATCTGTAGTTATATCACCATCAAAACTCAATAATTTGTTAACAGTAATATCTTTTGTTAATATATCATCAATAGATATACTAAAATAATTAGCAACTTTTATAATCGTATCAATCTTAGGTTCGCTCCTACCCTCTTCATAAGCGCCTAAAGTGGCTCTTTTTAAGTGAAATACATTTGCAAAAGCTTCTTGACTTAATCCTTTTATTCCTCTAATTTTTTTTATATTTTTCCCGAAGAATGACATAATTTAGCTAATTAAATTTGCAATTAAGATGATAATGGTTATATTTGATACATCAAAAGTAACAAAATTTAGAGAAAACAAAGATAGTTCTAAAATAATTAGCAAAAACTTAAAGAATCGAAAACTCTGAAAAGTTAAAAAAATTCGTAAAAACCTATGAAAGAACAATTTAAAATTATTAAAAATTACTTACTTGAGTTGAACTATAATATTACTCATGAAAACGAGAAAGATGGAATTTTAATGATCCAAAATCACGATGAAGGTATCAACAATTTAATTATAGGAATTGCTAATCCTATTTTAATAATTGAGCAGTATATTTTTAAAATTACAAAGCCTAGTGAAGATATTTTTAAACAATTATTACAGAAAAACAGAGATATTATACATGGTGCTTTTGTTTTAGATGAAACAGGAGAAAAAGTAATTTTTAGAGATACTTTACAAATTGAAAATCTTGATTTAAACGAATTAGAAGGTTCTATAAACTCTCTAAGTTTATTATTGAGTGAATATTCTGAAAACATAATTCAGTTTTCTAAAGCCTAATTACAAACAATTAACAAGAAAAAATTATGAATATATTTAAAAGACTATTTAACGTAGGTAAAGCTGAAGCTCATTCGGCTATTGATAAAATGGAAGATCCTATTAAAATGACTGAACAAGGCATTAAGGATATGAAAGGTGATTTAGGCGAAGCTCTTGAAGGGCTTGCTCAAGTAAAAGCAATGCTTATTCGTTCTCAAAATGAAAAAGTACAGTTTGAAACAAAAGCTAAAGATTACCAAAACAAAGCCATGTTAATTTTACAAAAAGTTGGTAAAGAAGAACTTTCTAATGTAGATGGAGATCGATTAGCAACTGAAGCTTTAGTTAAAAAAGAAGAAAACACAGAACACGCAAACCGTTGTACTGTTGAAGTTGAGAAATTTTCTCAATCAGTTTCTCAATTAGAGACTAATGTAAACGTTTTAAGAAATAACATTAGCAAATGGGAAAATGAATTGAAAACACTTAAAGCTCGTGTAAAAGTTTCGAAAGCTACCAAAAACTTAAACAAGCAAATGGCAGCAATTGATAGTTCTAGCACTGTAAATATGTTAGAAAAAATGAAAGAAAAAGTTACCGAAGAAGAAGCGCTAGCTGAAGCTTACGGAGACATTGCTAATGAATCTAAAAGTATTGACGAAGAGCTTGATAAGGTTTTAGATGGTAAACAAATAAATGCAGAAAACGATCTTGAAGCACTTAAGAAAAAAATGGGGTTATAAAATTGATTTAATTTTATAACTTCAGTAAACAACAAGCTCTTCTTTAACTAAAGAAGAGCTTGTTGTTTACTTTAATACCAATATTTCAAAAAAAATTACGTTACTAGTAAACCTTTAAAAATTAGTTTCAAACTGTTATAATATGCATGTTAATTCGGCAACGAACTTTTTTAATTACTTCAAAGATTGTTATAAGCTAGACTATAAAGAGTTTACTGTAAATAACATACTAAATAATAAGTATAAATTTAAATGGTTTGTAAAGGATAACGAGCAGCTGATCAATCAAAGATCTCCTATAATTTATTATGACAATAAAGATCTTGAAAAGCTCGAGAAAGAACTACACTTATACAAGTTAGAAAAATCGTTGTATTATGCTAGTTTTTATTTTATAGGTAAAGAAACACCAACAGGGTTAAGTACTGACCCTTTAATTTGTAGTCCCTTAGTATTGTTCCCCTGTGAAATTATAGAAAAAGATGACGATAAATTTATTAGAATAAACCAGAGTGATTTTTTATTAAACACCTCTTTTTTAAATAAAATTGCTAAAGATGATGTTTCAAAAGATAAGTTAGAGAATAGGCTAACGGAGCTATTTTCTGATAAAATTGAAGATGCTTTTGAAATAGAAAAAGCTTTCAATTCATTTGCTCAAAATATAGATACGTCAGCGCTTGCCTTTTTTCCTCAAAACTGGAACATTACAAAAATTAGGAAGCAACTTAAAAACCATACCACCGAAGATCCTTTTAAAATTGTTCCGGCTAGTGGAACTGTATTTATTGAAAAATCAATTTCTTCAACAAAAATCATTAACGATTTAGAAAGTATTGCAAGTAATAATGAGTTTAACACTGCTTTAAACGAATTGTTCAACCAAAAAACAAATACAAATAGCCAATCAGAAACTTACCTTGAAAACAGACTGAATCCGGAGCAGCTAAAAGCACTTTACAACAGTCAAAAATATAATAACTCGGTAATTATTGGCCCACCTGGCACAGGAAAATCATACAGTATAAGTGCTATTGCTATAGATGCTATACTTAAAAAAAAATCAGTGCTTGTTGTTTCTAAAACAAAGCAGGCTGTTGAAGTTATTAGAGAAAACCTGATAAAAGATTTTGAGTTGAATGACTTACTTATTCATACCTCTGGCAATCGGTTTAAAATAAGCTTAAAAACTAAAATTCAGAAAAAAATCAGCGGTATTATATCTAGAAGTAATACTGACTCAAGTAACATACATTCTTTACATAAAAGATCAAAGTCACTTATTACAAAGTATGAAAAGATAGTTGCGAAAGAATTAGAGCTTTCGAACCTAACTTTCAAAGATAAATTGACTTTAAAAGAAAAAATTCATCTAATACTATTACAATTTATTAAAAATGAAAATCTTGCTTTTTTAGATACAATACATTACGCAAATGTAAATACAGGCCTAATTGTTAGTGAGCTTAAAAAGTATGTAAAAAAAATAAGTCTTGAGCAGAGTAATGAAAAAGCTACTAAAAACAGACAAACATTAGTTCGCTATCATGATGCATTATCTGCATCTAGTTTTAGTGAATCTAAAAAAATAATTGAAGAACTAGATTTTAAAAAAATTCTTGACGTTTTTCCTCTTTGGTTAGCTCATTTATCAGAATTAAACACTGTTTTTCCATTAAAAAAAGAAATCTTTGATTTAGTAATTATTGATGAAGCAACACAATGCGATATAGCCACTGCCCTACCTGCTATTTATAGAGCAAAACATGTTGTTATATGCGGAGATCCAAATCAATTAAGGCATTACTCATTTATAAGTAAAGCCCAACAGTTAACTTTATTAGATAAGCATAAGCTACCTAATGATCCTATTTTTGATTATCGTAATAGAAGTATTTTAGATATTTACATAAGTAAAGTTTCTAACCAAGATCAAGTTACTTTTTTAAGAGAACATTACAGATCAACACCTTCATTGATAGAGTTTAATAATCAAGAATTTTACGATCAACAATTAGAAATAATAAAATCGACAACTGAGTTTACCTCTAAAAAACAAATTGAAATAAATTATATTAATGGTGAGCGTAACAGCCAAGGTGTTAACATAAAAGAAGCTGACAAGGTAATTGAAAAACTTACCGAACTTATTAAACTGCACGAAGGCAATACAACAGTACCTTCTTTAGGTATTATTACACCATTTGCAAACCAAGCAAAACACATCAATAAATTAATTGGTGACATGTTTGATATAAAAATAATTAAACGCTTTGATTTACTTTGTGGTACACCCTATAATTTTCAGGGTTCAGAAAGAGAAATTATTATTATTTCTTTTACTGTTTGCAAAAACACGCACCACTCTGCTTATAACCATTTGAATAAAAGTGAAGTTTTAAATGTAGGTACTACCAGAGCTAAATCTTTTCAATACATCTTTACATCTATAGCGAAAAAAGATTTAAAACAAGATTCTTTATTTTTGAAGTATTTGAGTTTTATTGAAAATTATCAGTATCAGAATAAAGAAAACGAATTATCTGAAGATGTTTTTCAAAAAGAAATTACATCCTATTTGAAAAGTATCGAAATTGAAGAAATTAATTGCGGATACCCTTATGCTGGGTCTATTTTAGATATATTTTTCACTCATAAGGGTGAAAATTATTTTATTGATCTTATAGGTTATCCTGGTCAATTTTATAGTGCATTTACTATTGAACGTTACAAAACTTTTGCTAGGGTTGGTATAAACACAATACCACTACATTATAGGTTTTGGAGTGAAAATAAAATACAAGCTAAAGGAAAATTAAAACAGCTTATAAACAAATAACACATGGGAATATTTGATTTTTTAAAGAAAAAAAAGGAAGAAAG
Encoded proteins:
- a CDS encoding Fur family transcriptional regulator, which gives rise to MLCYCNLVAIKNMNRRNTPTKEAILKLLLSSRKALSQDAIERALTIDINRATIYRVLNRFCEADIIHKIVAKDGKKHFVIYKKNVRIKQRLFNIIFIFDICCMIPLNACK
- a CDS encoding NAD(P)/FAD-dependent oxidoreductase; the encoded protein is MNRRELIKQLGVFGLAYTLPGSLSLFAQYNSSMDTKEFEVIIVGGSYAGLSAAMSLGRSLRETLIIDAGKPCNRQTPHSHNFLTQDGSTPKEIAEIAKNQLAIYDSIKFYNGLAVSAKKIKKGFEITTSNGDVFTAKKLVFASGIKDIMPDIPGFSQCWGISVVHCPYCHGYEIRNKKTAIIANGERAFHLASLVNNLTKEITIITSGTKEFKENQLDTLKQYNIKIVEKEITTLEHKNGQLETIVFKDGSKENYECAYASIPFEQNSSIPKQLGCAFTEHGHIEVNSMQKTTEEGVFACGDNSTLMRSVAIAVSGGNISGAVVNNELTQEIF
- a CDS encoding SH3 domain-containing protein; this encodes MKKLFFTFLIIITINTSFAQTELLVKAKNGLNIRSESNLKSEKVGKFKYAEKIEVLEKTDIYFEIIDNEEIIKGQWYKVKGKSLTGEIVTGYVFSGFLTNPKQKDTFEFIFYDDNYDHFYFTAKKEKKTYSFITNGEEINFLRGDIIEIEWKEVFIISAGDEDIKELNNRLLSIKKIKNGIVSNFRKIYNKEIKYHYTDNYSQWYLDYIYLNIEYYIANSKNKLIRNLIEKKEQLEYSIENRNRNGTNYLVIGLSHSSEFKTSPLQWLYYNEKNSKFYEYDLPNDELIEYK
- a CDS encoding DUF1287 domain-containing protein; its protein translation is MIKTLLILLFFNITFCFSQSETVQIGLSESALELIEQKVVYDPSYFSIDYPNGDVPSGKGVCTDVIIRAYRKIGIDLQKNVHEDMKANFSAYPKNWGLKTTDKNIDHRRVPNLMTYFKRKGAEKPITNEAADYVPGDVVCWNLGGAITHIGIVVDKKSADCKRNLIVHNIGGGQVLSDCLFDYKIIGHYAFENNQ
- a CDS encoding helix-turn-helix domain-containing protein; translated protein: MSFFGKNIKKIRGIKGLSQEAFANVFHLKRATLGAYEEGRSEPKIDTIIKVANYFSISIDDILTKDITVNKLLSFDGDITTDVNQIVKAGFSGVPFVNALNSKIFIEEFKISQTYSSLPKITIPVEASSHLLAYTVQDLFMESNGEGLFLNDVVIGEYVEPKDLVQGDVVIVLLDEELFVRRYDNSDTGYNLLADHINIPPVLIPYDVSVYFWKVSYIFLKQYPKFGSKLEARINQLDAELKRLSSK
- a CDS encoding YbjN domain-containing protein, which gives rise to MKEQFKIIKNYLLELNYNITHENEKDGILMIQNHDEGINNLIIGIANPILIIEQYIFKITKPSEDIFKQLLQKNRDIIHGAFVLDETGEKVIFRDTLQIENLDLNELEGSINSLSLLLSEYSENIIQFSKA
- a CDS encoding PspA/IM30 family protein produces the protein MNIFKRLFNVGKAEAHSAIDKMEDPIKMTEQGIKDMKGDLGEALEGLAQVKAMLIRSQNEKVQFETKAKDYQNKAMLILQKVGKEELSNVDGDRLATEALVKKEENTEHANRCTVEVEKFSQSVSQLETNVNVLRNNISKWENELKTLKARVKVSKATKNLNKQMAAIDSSSTVNMLEKMKEKVTEEEALAEAYGDIANESKSIDEELDKVLDGKQINAENDLEALKKKMGL
- a CDS encoding DEAD/DEAH box helicase, with amino-acid sequence MHVNSATNFFNYFKDCYKLDYKEFTVNNILNNKYKFKWFVKDNEQLINQRSPIIYYDNKDLEKLEKELHLYKLEKSLYYASFYFIGKETPTGLSTDPLICSPLVLFPCEIIEKDDDKFIRINQSDFLLNTSFLNKIAKDDVSKDKLENRLTELFSDKIEDAFEIEKAFNSFAQNIDTSALAFFPQNWNITKIRKQLKNHTTEDPFKIVPASGTVFIEKSISSTKIINDLESIASNNEFNTALNELFNQKTNTNSQSETYLENRLNPEQLKALYNSQKYNNSVIIGPPGTGKSYSISAIAIDAILKKKSVLVVSKTKQAVEVIRENLIKDFELNDLLIHTSGNRFKISLKTKIQKKISGIISRSNTDSSNIHSLHKRSKSLITKYEKIVAKELELSNLTFKDKLTLKEKIHLILLQFIKNENLAFLDTIHYANVNTGLIVSELKKYVKKISLEQSNEKATKNRQTLVRYHDALSASSFSESKKIIEELDFKKILDVFPLWLAHLSELNTVFPLKKEIFDLVIIDEATQCDIATALPAIYRAKHVVICGDPNQLRHYSFISKAQQLTLLDKHKLPNDPIFDYRNRSILDIYISKVSNQDQVTFLREHYRSTPSLIEFNNQEFYDQQLEIIKSTTEFTSKKQIEINYINGERNSQGVNIKEADKVIEKLTELIKLHEGNTTVPSLGIITPFANQAKHINKLIGDMFDIKIIKRFDLLCGTPYNFQGSEREIIIISFTVCKNTHHSAYNHLNKSEVLNVGTTRAKSFQYIFTSIAKKDLKQDSLFLKYLSFIENYQYQNKENELSEDVFQKEITSYLKSIEIEEINCGYPYAGSILDIFFTHKGENYFIDLIGYPGQFYSAFTIERYKTFARVGINTIPLHYRFWSENKIQAKGKLKQLINK